Part of the Oceanispirochaeta sp. M1 genome is shown below.
TCTATCTGGCTCAGGAGGACTCTGTATTTATTGATAAAAACAGAAGCTTTGGAGACAGCAGAGGGATGCCTCTGGTTGTTATCAAGCTACCCCATATGTCCAACTATGATGACTTTGATCCTTTCCAGAGAGAAAAGGGGATCAATCTCCTTTTTGTCAGTTCCCCTGCTGAAATACCCGCAAACACTGCAGCCATATTCCTCCCGGGAACCAAGACCACAATCCAGGATCTGAAATGGCTCAAGGAGAGCGGCATGTCCACAAGAATAAGAGAGCTGTCGGATAGGGGCGTTCCGGTGGTCGGTATATGCGGCGGCTATCAGATGATGGGTCAAAGGATTATAGATAATGAATCAGTTGAAGCAGGGGGCGGAAGCATCGATGCCTTGAACCTTCTCCCCCTTGAGACAGAATTCTCCACTGAGAAGACAACTGTTCAGAGCCGTGGGCAACTCCTCGGAGGTCCCGGATTTTTCAGAAATATCGAGGGACAGGAATGCCGGGGATATGAGATCCATATGGGAAGGACTGTCCTGAAAGATGACTGCCGGGAACTCTACAGCAGAGAAGACGGCAGCTGTGACGGTGCAGTCTCCCTGAACGGAAAGATATGGGGATCCTATATGCATGGTATATTCGACAACCTGACTTTGCGGAGGGGATTTCTTATTTCTCTGGGATGGGAACCCGAAGAACCGGGTGAAAGTGAAGAAATCTTAAGAGAAAAAGAATTTGAGAGGCTTGCCGATGC
Proteins encoded:
- a CDS encoding cobyric acid synthase; the protein is MAKTLMIQGTCSDAGKSILTAAFCRIYTRRGYKVAPFKSQNMALNSFVTPDGKEIGRAQAVQAQAACRDPHIDMNPVLLKPEGNSRSQVILMGRPWKTLKASDYYKAKPQLWHEVTAAMDRLMAENDIVIAEGAGSPAEINLKENEIVNMAVARYLEAPVLLTGDIDRGGVFASLYGTLELVDEDRDRIAGFLINKFRGDVNLLTPGLRMLEDRCGGVPVLGVIPMIPDIYLAQEDSVFIDKNRSFGDSRGMPLVVIKLPHMSNYDDFDPFQREKGINLLFVSSPAEIPANTAAIFLPGTKTTIQDLKWLKESGMSTRIRELSDRGVPVVGICGGYQMMGQRIIDNESVEAGGGSIDALNLLPLETEFSTEKTTVQSRGQLLGGPGFFRNIEGQECRGYEIHMGRTVLKDDCRELYSREDGSCDGAVSLNGKIWGSYMHGIFDNLTLRRGFLISLGWEPEEPGESEEILREKEFERLADAVEAAVDMDALDKLIGLS